A genomic window from Ananas comosus cultivar F153 linkage group 22, ASM154086v1, whole genome shotgun sequence includes:
- the LOC109726978 gene encoding uncharacterized protein LOC109726978: protein MACPIRRISAFSHPVACPVRQLSTFSCPVACPVRHPVRLLPYASPSLALLPVPSAFSRPIGANGCGRASGEGRVRERHTGASRGASGRPERVGRRGQQVQAQACEGASGCRARVAHSGLHVRACPGARRGSLAGGSMCGRGAGGQLSLSLFPHPSPEKYRVNKQLRVIVFSVTLSSFSVSCTPKCLMNCLCSGEVALV from the exons ATGGCCTGTCCCATCCGACGGATCTCTGCCTTCTCTCATCCTGTTGCCTGTCCCGTCCGACAGCTTTCCACCTTCTCTTGCCCTGTTGCTTGTCCCGTCCGACATCCCGTCCGCCTTCTCCCGTACGCTTCACCTTCTCTCGCCCTGTTGCCTG TCCCGTCCGCCTTCTCCCGTCCGATAG GTGCGAACGGGTGCGGGCGGGCGAGCGGAGAAGGGCGCGTGCGGGAGCGGCACACGGGAGCAAGCCGGGGCGCGAGCGGGCGCCCGGAGAGGGTCGGTCGCAGGGGGCAGCAGGTGCAAGCGCAGGCGTGCGAGGGCGCAAGCGGGTGCCGGGCGCGGGTCGCTCACAGCGGGCTGCACGTGCGGGCATGCCCGGGCGCCAGGCGCGGGTCGCTCGCAGGGGGCAGCATGTGCGGGCGGGGCGCGGGCGGGcagctctccctctccctcttcccccaCCCCTCTCCGGAGAAATATCGAGTTAACAAACAACTAAGAGTGATTGTTTTTAGTGTCACCCTTTCCTCATTCTCTGTCTCTTGCACTCCCAAGTGTTTGATGAATTGCCTCTGCAGTGGTGAAGTTGCCTTGGTCTGA